A genomic segment from Glycine soja cultivar W05 chromosome 18, ASM419377v2, whole genome shotgun sequence encodes:
- the LOC114397601 gene encoding 26S proteasome non-ATPase regulatory subunit 7 homolog A-like, translating into MDVIKTQQISSRPIEKVVVHPLVLLSIVDNYNRVAKDTRKRVVGVLLGSSFKGTVDVTNSYAVPFEEDDKDPSIWFLDHNYHESMFSMFKRINAKEHVVGWYSTGPKLRENDLDIHGLFNDYVPNPVLVIIDVEPKELGIPTKAYYAVEEVKENATQKSQKVFVHVPSEIAAHEVEEIGVEHLLRDVKDTTISTLATEVSAKLTALKGLDARLKEIRGYLDLVIDGKLPLNHEILYHLQDVFNLLPNLNVADLIKAFAVKTNDMMLVIYLSSLIRSVIALHNLINNKMLNKEHERAEDSKSVTVPGAAA; encoded by the exons ATGGATGTGATAAAGACGCAGCAAATCTCTTCTCGACCAATCGAGAAAGTGGTGGTTCATCCTCTCGTGCTTCTCAGCATCGTCGACAACTACAACAGAGTCGCCAAAGACACTCGCAAGCGCGTCGTCGGCGTCTTGCTCGGCTCCTCCTTCAAAGGCACCGTCGACGTTACCAACAGCTACGCCG TGCCCTTTGAAGAAGATGACAAGGATCCTAGCATCTGGTTTCTTGACCACAATTACCATGAATCGATGTTTTCCatgtttaaaagaataaatg CAAAGGAGCATGTTGTGGGGTGGTATAGCACTGGTCCAAAGCTGCGTGAAAATGACCTTGACATTCATGGCTTATTTAATGA CTATGTTCCAAATCCTGTCTTGGTTATAATTGATGTTGAACCTAAGGAATTGGGAATCCCAACAAAAGCATATTATGCTGTTGAAGAGGTTAAAGAG AATGCCACTCAAAAAAGTCAAAAGGTGTTTGTGCATGTGCCATCAGAGATTGCTGCTCATGAAGTTGAGGAAATAG GAGTGGAACACTTGCTTAGAGATGTGAAGGATACAACCATTAGCACCCTTGCCACAGAG GTAAGTGCAAAACTCACAGCCTTGAAGGGTTTGGATGCAAGACTTAAAGAGATCAGGGGTTACCTTGACCTTGTTATTGATGGAAAGCTTCCATTAAACCATGAGATCCTGTACCATCTGCAG GACGTGTTTAACCTGCTACCAAATCTCAATGTTGCTGATCTTATCAAGGCTTTTGCAG TGAAAACAAATGATATGATGCTGGTAATATACCTCTCATCTCTCATTAGAAGTGTAATTGCACTCCACAACTTGATTAACAACAAG ATGCTTAACAAGGAACATGAGCGGGCAGAAGATTCGAAATCAGTTACGGTGCCAGGTGCAGCTGCTTAA